The Fibrobacter sp. UWB16 genomic interval CAGTCCCAACTTTCTCACAGCAAACAACAAACTCCCCCACGTCATTCATTTTCGCAAACAGTTCATCGGCTTTCAAGAATTCCTTAAAGCGCGCTACACGTTCCCGACAAGCGTCATCAAACGTTTCTCCGTAGCCGTATTCTTCTGACCAATGACATAAACGACCTTCCATAAAAACGAGGATGTACACGCAATGTTCGCAAAGCGCGACAAACAACAAATTTCCATTATCCGCAACCTCCGCACATTCGCAGCCACACTCCGCGCACGCTTCATCATACTTCAAGCAATTCTCACCATCCCATTCGCCTCGCAATATTTTGTCAGCAATTGCATACAACGCAATTTGTTTTGGCAAGCAACAGTCAAACGTTTTTCGGTAATTTTCCAAAGGTTCATCCGCTACCGCCACGAGATAGCGATGCTTGCGTCCATCCGACGCATTGAACGAAACTAGCGGCCAAAAGAAAACCGCGCACTCGCCATCTGCAAAACCGGCATTAAATACATCTCTAAAATCTTCGTCAAATCGCTTGCGCAATTCCGTTTCCGTGAGAGTCCCGTCAAAAGACGTCGTTACCTCCCACGTCATCATCCGCGCTGTAACAGGCGAGATTCGCTTTTTCCAATACAAAAATTTACCCTCCATTTTTTTATTTCGTTTACTAGACTTCACTGGATGGGGCTAAAGCCCCAACTCTTTGGCTCGGTTATAAAAATGAGTAAACTCATTTTTGCAACACTCGCCTTCTGAGTTGTCTTCCCCTTTCAGGGTCAGGATGACGAAGAAAAAAAACATTTATCGTTTAACTTCAACTGTTGGCGTAATGAAAATCGCGAGTTCACTTTCGTCCTCTTCTTCGGAGGTGTAACTGAATAACCGCCCAAGAATCGGAATACTCCCCAAGAACGGCACCGCCTGCCGCACCTCCGTCTTGTTCTTGCGAATAAGCCCACCCAAGCACAAAGTTTCGCCATCACGCAACACCACAGTTGTCTTCATGTTCCGAGAACTGATGTCTCGCGGCCCATCGCCAGTGCTCCTGCCCGCCGTCTTGATTTCTGGAGACACAGACAACGTTATCAAACCGTCTTGCGTCATCGTTGGAGTGAGTTCCAATGAAATACCATCGTTAAACGAGCGGTAATCCGTAATCGGGTACCCATCCGCAGAAACTTGACTGACAAGATAATAGACCGTATTCGTCACGTTGAGTTCCGACTTATTGCCGTTCAGCGTTGTCACGCGTGGGCGCGCAAGAACCTTCGCCTCATTGTTCTCTTCCATCGACGAAAGCTCCAGCTCAAAGCGATCCGGCAAGATTCCAATTTTTCCGAACGCCCCCGATTTGGAAATATCCTTGCCCAAGAAATCAAAGAATCCGCGCGCCTGAATATCGCGCTCTCCCACATTTCGCGTTGCCCCACTCCGCACACCAATCGCAAAACCACGTCCCTTGCGAAACTCCACAATCACACACGCAAGCGTCACCTGCATTTGGGGCACATCGACCATTTTCAAGAGCTCCGCAGCACGCGCAATCGCTCGCGGCGAACCTCCAAGCACCAGTGAATTCTGCTCGCGATATTCCGAAACATTCAGTTCCGATCCTTTCATAAACTTCGAAAGCTGCGCCATAGCCTTCTCAGGCGACACATGCTTTAGCGGGAATACCTGTACATCGGCAAGCGCTTTCGCCCCTTCTTCCGAGACCCAAAGCGACGACGAATCTAGCCGAAACGTGAACGCACTTCCGCGAAAAAGTGACGCTAAAAGTTCCGGCAACGAAACATCCTTGAACGACATCTGCACTATTTCATTCAAATCGCCATAAACCGCCAAATTGAGCCCCGCTTCTTCAGCAATTGCCTTAAGCACCGATTTGAGCGAAGCCGACTGCAAATCCACCGAATAAAGGTCTCCCGCACGTTCCACAGAAACTTCCGCGCCATCCGGCGAACCGTTCAGAGCTTTCCCGCCGTCCCCCGCTTTTGCACGAGAAACCCGCAAACACCCGCGCTTCCCGCGTACCTTAAACCCGTTAGATTCCATCAGCACGCGAAACGCCATTTCCGGAACCATTCCCCTCAGATTTCCACTCACCACACCATCCACGTCGTAATCCGCAAGCACATTCACGCCCGTGTTCAGCCCAAATTCCTTCACAAACTCGCGCACGTTCATGTTTTGGACATCAACGACTACGCCTGAATCCGTGAGTGCAATCGAACCATTTTGCACGCGCGAACGCCGAATATGGTACACACGCCCCTCCAGCACCACATCTAGCCCATGCGCCGCGCAAAGCGAAGTCAGCCCCTCGAAAAGACTCACCCCCTCCAAGTGAAACGTCACGCGCACATCGCCAACATCATCCGTCAAAATCGACGTTCCATACGCAAGCGAAAGCGTCCGCGCCACCTCCGAGAGCGCGACATCCGCAAAATCAAGCATAACCGCCCCCGGCGAAGTCCGAACAGACTTCGGCTTTTCAACCGAACGCGCTCCCGCCACCGACGAAGACAACAACAATGTCAAAAGGGAAATTCCCAAGATCCTTAGAAGCACACGATTCTCCTAAAATGCGCATGCCCGCTTTTTCAATGCGAACGCTCTTTGGCGCTACAATTGCGGCCCCTGCCCGGGATAATATTAAGGATCTAAGAAATGATATAATAAGTTGCGGAGTCAATGTACAAAATTGCGAACGCAAAAGCAAGGCGGAGGCCTTTAGTCATTGGTCATTAGTTATTGATTTATAATCTAAGAACCATTGACCAAAAACCAACAACCAAATAAATTTTCGGAACTTTTATCCCCACTGAGGCGAATTACCTCGTTTTTTCATGGGTTTTAAGACCAGCAAAAAGGACTTTTCGAACAAAAACATCGAAATTTACGCAATTTCGCCACATTTCCAAAATTGGCACGGTTCTTGCTAAATACAGGGTGGAAACAAAAAATCCACCCACAATCATAGGAAAAATCATGAAAACAAAATTCATTGCAATCCTCACAATCTCTACGCTTGCCTTTTTTGCCAATGCATCTGCCAAGAGCGATGCCTCTGACATGAAGAGCGTCAAGGCCGAAATTACCGCTGAAATTTCAGCAGAAGTCCAATCCGAAGTTGTCGACAAGGCAGACTTCAAGAAGATGCGCGAAGAAAGCAAGGAAGCTCGCAAGGGTCTCCTCGACAAGATCAAGCTCGAAAAGGACGAAGCTAAGGTAGAAGCTCCGAAGCCGCCGAAGCCGGAAATCGAACCGCCGACCCCGAAGACGGAAGAAGAACTCCAGGCCGAACGCGAAGCTCACAAGGCTGAACTCGAAGCCAAGAAGGCCGAACGTGAAGCTAAGAAGGCTGAAGAAGAAGCAAAGCGTGCTGAACGTGAAGAAGCTTTGAAAGCTGAACGCGAAGCAAAGAAGGCCGAAATGGAAGCAAAGCGCGCCGAAGAAGAAGCTAAGCGTGCTGAACGCGAAGAAGCCCGCAAGGCCGAACGCGAAGCCAAGAAGGCCGAAATGGAAGCAAAGCGTGCTGAACTCGAAGCACAGCGCGCAGAACGCGAAGAAGCTTTGAAGGCTGAACGCGAAGCTCGCAAGGCTGAAATGGAAGCAAAGCGTGCTGAACTTGAAGCACAGCGCGCAGAACGCGAAGAAGCTTTGAAGGCCGAACGCGAAGCTAAGAAGGCCGAAATGGAAGCCAAGCGTGCTGAACTCGAAGCTCAGCGTGCAGAACGCGAAGAAGCTTTGAAGGCTGAACGTGAAGCTCGCAAGGCTGAAATGGAAGCTAAAAAGGCTGAACGCGAAGCACAGAAAGCAGAACGCGAAGCTTTGAAGGCTGAAAAAGAAACTGTAAAAGAAGAAAAGACCGTAGCACAGGTTGAATAAGGACTTTCCTCCTAAAAATCTGGGCGACGGGAGCATCCGTCGCCCTCTTTTTTCCGAGTCTTTTCAAGGTTAACGCTATGAAAAACGCAAACAAACTTATTGCACTTTTGACCAGCTCGGTATTCGTGGCGGTTCCGTTTGCTCAACCGGAATCCGATATCGCGACGCCTGCAGAAAGGTCAGAAATTTCGCAAGACGTTCCTGACCTTGGACAGAAACAGAAAGAGGACTGGCAGCGCTTACGTGAAGAACGCAAGCAAGCACGGCAACAAATTCTCTCGGACATCAAGGCAAATGCCCATGCCGAAATCAAGGATATCCAGCAAGACATCAACTTGCAAAAAATGAGCAACAACGCGCTAAACGAAAACAAGAATATCGCGAAAGAAAATATTATCAACAAAGAAAAAGGGCAAATCGAAAAGAATCGCGACGAATGGGAAAAACAGCACCCAGAAAACCCGCCGTTCGATGTTCCACGTCCAAACGAACACGTCCCTTTCCCTAAAGGTCCTAAATTTTAAGACCAAAGATTTGAATTTTACCAACCCACACAAAAGCGACGCCGAATGGCGTCGCTTTTTTTTGATCAATTTTTAGCTTATCACCACGGTGCCGGAGCGTAGATGAATTGACCGGCGCTGCAAAAGAACACGCAGCCATCGATATCGCTAGCCTCGCCTTCGTTTTCGCAAGCGGTTCCGATTACAGGGCTTGCCTGGCAACGCAGAGACGGGCGGTCGCAATCGACTTCTTCACCGCATTCGTAATACCTGAAGCGTTCCACCCACTTGTTATTGACGCAGATGTAGTTTTCGATTCTGAAACTATTATTGGATTCCACGATGCGGAGGTCTCTGCTAGATTCGGAGCCATCGCAAGGTTCGCTCAGCCACTTGTCATTGCAGTATCTATCGATGCCATACTTGTTGCAAAGTTCGTATTCGCTATAGCCGCATTCTGGAGCAAGGGCATTACAGACCGGAATTGCGCATCCATCTCCAATTCCGTTTTCGCAATCCTTGACATTCAAAGTCCAGAATCCACGATCACACATAAATTCATTTCCTGTCTCGCAATCAATTGCGATTTCGCCTTGGTTTCCACCACAAGAACGGCAGCCTTGCACAGTTTCATCGCACTTGATATCAGAGATGTGTAGGCAGGTTTCGTCACCCATGCCGAACTTTTTCCATTTGCCTTTCTCGCACTTGTAATGACCATTAATGGCACCTATGTTAAAGCATGCTTCGCAGTATTCAAGTTCACCTTGGGCGCAACGTTTGTTATCGGCATTTCCATTCACTTGCCAAATTTCTCCGTCGCAATAATACTTCACAGATGTTTCGCAATCGGCAATTTCGCGGATGCCCTTCGGTTGGCAAAGAGTATATCCACAGCCACCCATTCCCGGCTTGCATTCACTTGGCTTGATATTCAGGCAAGCAACCGGCTTCCAATAATTGTCTTTACATTCATAATTCGCTTCCGTCTCGCAGTCAACAGCAGTAAGGCCGTTTTGACCTACGCAGTTTCCCTGCTCCGTCATGCCATCGTAATCCGAAATATGCTTGCAGGTTCTGAAAGACGATTCCGTGCAACAAATAGGTTCATAAGTTTCAACGCCATTACAGCTCGTGGTCCATCGACCATTCGGACACATTTCTGCAGGAGTTTTCCATTCACCGTCTTCACAATAAAGACTTTCGCCAGTAATGCAATCATTGCTTTTTCGTTCCATGTTCAATTCACACGGATGGCAAACGCACTTTTCCCCAGGAGGGCATGGTTCACATACGACATCGCTCACATGCTTGCATGTTTCAAAAACGCTCGAACTCGACACGCGCACAGAAGATGAACTAGCAACAACAGAACTGGAACTCATCGACTTATCAGAAGAAGAGCTACTTGTGCAATAGTTGGTCACCCCAAATTCACAAAGTTGTTCGACGGTGTAACCACACTCAGGGAGCAATGCGGCACACTGCGAGCTGAGCGGGATATCGGATGAAGAACTTACAACAAGCTCAGAACTAGAGGATTGCGGGCCAGATTGTTCAACAGACGAGGACTTTCCGTCGCCTCCTCCGTTATAATCAGGGCCGCTTAAAGCATCGTTATCGCAGGCAACGACCGCAAAAGAGGTAGCCGCCATAACGGCAAGGCTCATCGCCTTGACATAATGATTCTTTTTCATGATGTTTTCTCCTTAATTTATAAGTTCTTTTTTGATGGCGCAGGCGATCTTTCGCTCACCCATTCATTACCCACCTTAAGAATCGGGCAATTATCAGACAAATCCATATCAATCTTTACATGTTCCGTTTCGGCATGGCTATTGAGTTTTCCACAGTAGTAGAACAGGAACCTAGACACTTCGCTTGAAGACATCGCCTTGCAATCGCCTGCAGGAACATCAAGCACCTTGATGACATTCTCGGTAATTTCAGCAACGATATAGGCTGCAGTCAATCCATCGCTATACACATTGAACGTATAAAGTCCACAATTTTCGTCCAAAGTTTCATTCTTTATCGCACT includes:
- a CDS encoding type II secretion system protein GspD yields the protein MLDFADVALSEVARTLSLAYGTSILTDDVGDVRVTFHLEGVSLFEGLTSLCAAHGLDVVLEGRVYHIRRSRVQNGSIALTDSGVVVDVQNMNVREFVKEFGLNTGVNVLADYDVDGVVSGNLRGMVPEMAFRVLMESNGFKVRGKRGCLRVSRAKAGDGGKALNGSPDGAEVSVERAGDLYSVDLQSASLKSVLKAIAEEAGLNLAVYGDLNEIVQMSFKDVSLPELLASLFRGSAFTFRLDSSSLWVSEEGAKALADVQVFPLKHVSPEKAMAQLSKFMKGSELNVSEYREQNSLVLGGSPRAIARAAELLKMVDVPQMQVTLACVIVEFRKGRGFAIGVRSGATRNVGERDIQARGFFDFLGKDISKSGAFGKIGILPDRFELELSSMEENNEAKVLARPRVTTLNGNKSELNVTNTVYYLVSQVSADGYPITDYRSFNDGISLELTPTMTQDGLITLSVSPEIKTAGRSTGDGPRDISSRNMKTTVVLRDGETLCLGGLIRKNKTEVRQAVPFLGSIPILGRLFSYTSEEEDESELAIFITPTVEVKR